A window of Nicotiana tabacum cultivar K326 chromosome 24, ASM71507v2, whole genome shotgun sequence contains these coding sequences:
- the LOC107789802 gene encoding 7-deoxyloganetin glucosyltransferase-like, translated as MGSIGAEFTKPHAVCIPYPAQGHINPMLKLAKILHHKGFHITFVNTEFNHRRLLKSRGPDSLKGLSSFRFETIPDGLPPCDADATQDIPSLCESTTNTCLGPFRDLLAKLNDTNTSNVPPVSCIISDGVMSFTLAAAQELGVPEVLFWTTSACGFLGYMHYYKVIEKGYAPLKDASDLTNGYLETTLDFIPCMKDVRLRDLPSFLRTTNPDEFMIKFVLQETERARKASAIILNTYETLEAEVLESLRNLLPPVYPIGPLHFLVKHVDDENLKGLRSSLWKEEPECIQWLDTKEPNSVVYVNFGSITVMTPNQLIEFAWGLANSQQSFLWIIRPDIVSGDASILPPEFVEETKKRGMLASWCSQEEVLSHPAIGGFLTHSGWNSTLESISSGVPMICWPFFAEQQTNCWFSVTKWDVGMEIDCDVKRDEVESLVRELMVGGKGKKMKKKAMEWKELAEASAKEHSGSSYVNIEKVVNDILLSSKH; from the exons ATGGGTTCCATTGGTGCTGAATTTACAAAGCCACATGCAGTTTGCATACCATATCCCGCCCAAGGCCATATTAACCCCATGTTAAAGCTAGCCAAAATCCTTCATCACAAAGGCTTTCACATCACTTTTGTCAATACTGAATTTAACCACAGACGTCTGCTTAAATCTCGTGGCCCTGATTCTCTCAAGGGTCTTTCTTCTTTCCGTTTTGAGACAATTCCTGATGGACTTCCGCCATGTGATGCAGATGCCACACAAGATATACCTTCTTTGTGTGAATCTACAACCAATACTTGCTTGGGTCCTTTTAGGGATCTTCTTGCGAAACTCAATGATACTAACACATCTAACGTGCCACCCGTTTCGTGCATCATCTCAGATGGTGTCATGAGCTTCACCTTAGCCGCTGCACAAGAATTGGGAGTCCCTGAAGTTCTGTTTTGGACCACTAGTGCTTGTGGTTTCTTAGGTTACATGCATTATTACAAGGTTATTGAAAAAGGATACGCTCCACTTAAAG ATGCGAGTGACTTGACAAATGGATACCTAGAGACAACATTGGATTTTATACCATGCATGAAAGACGTACGTTTAAGGGATCTTCCAAGTTTCTTGAGAACTACAAATCCAGATGAATTCATGATCAAATTTGTCCTCCAAGAAACAGAGAGAGCAAGAAAGGCTTCTGCAATTATCCTCAACACATATGAAACACTAGAGGCTGAAGTTCTTGAATCGCTCCGAAATCTTCTTCCTCCAGTCTACCCCATTGGGCCCTTGCATTTTCTAGTGAAACATGTTGATGATGAGAATTTGAAGGGACTTAGATCCAGCCTTTGGAAAGAGGAACCAGAGTGTATACAATGGCTTGATACCAAAGAACCAAATTCTGTTGTTTATGTTAACTTTGGAAGCATTACTGTTATGACTCCTAATCAACTTATTGAATTTGCTTGGGGACTTGCAAACAGCCAACAATCATTCTTATGGATCATAAGACCTGATATTGTTTCAGGTGATGCATCGATTCTTCCCCCCGAATTCGTGGAAGAAACGAAGAAGAGAGGTATGCTTGCTAGTTGGTGTTCACAAGAAGAAGTACTTAGTCACCCTGCAATAGGAGGATTCTTGACTCACAGTGGATGGAATTCGACACTCGAAAGTATAAGCAGTGGGGTGCCTATGATTTGCTGGCCATTTTTCGCTGAACAGCAAACAAATTGTTGGTTTTCCGTCACTAAATGGGATGTTGGAATGGAGATTGACTGTGATGTGAAGAGGGATGAAGTGGAAAGCCTTGTAAGGGAATTGATGGTTGGGGGAAAAGgcaaaaagatgaagaaaaaggcAATGGAATGGAAGGAATTGGCTGAAGCATCTGCTAAAGAACATTCAGGGTCATCTTATGTGAACATTGAGAAGGTGGTCAATGATATTCTTCTTTCGTCCAAACATTAA